The following DNA comes from Papaver somniferum cultivar HN1 chromosome 4, ASM357369v1, whole genome shotgun sequence.
TTCACCCATGATGCAATTAAGCATTTTGAACCCCATTAGCTTTTATTTGATTATGCACTTATCTGTCAAAGAGAATTATTCAATTAGGAGGGTCCATCACAACGACTTCTTTAAGCTATTAAAAGATTGGTATGTTGAAATAGCCATTTAAAAATCAATTACAAGTTGGATTTATTGACTTGCTTAGATTTTGCTTCTAGTATAAAGAACTTTCAGGGTGCGAATGTCTGAATTTCTCTATACACTTTTGTTAAGCTTATCCAATTTTTAGTAAATATGAAAATTTTACCCCTTTATTGGTTAACTAGGGAACTACTAATTCAAAATTTGATTGTAGTATAATAGTATTTTTGATAGCTGCGGTTAAAGCTAATTCCGTGCTCCCTTTCCAAAAGTGCCTTTATTGATTTTTCTTCCATTAGCATCCATCTTACTTCTTTTACTGGTTGGTTAACTAATTTAGTATATTTTTCATTGAAAAAATGTCTAGAGGGTGTTTTTCTTGTTTGTATGTTTTACGCATCATGACTCTTGCTAAACTTCCATGCTAGGTGAATGGATCTCAGGttcagctgggaatggttttaCCCCACATATAATCACAATTGCAGTAGGAGAGGTTTGCTTCATACCTGTCCATTTTTCTATTCGCCCTTCTATGTTTCAAATCTGTTGCTAGCACTCTTTCAATTACATCAGATGGAGGGTTCATattaatttgaaggaaatatttcCATCGTTTCAATATGAGTGTTTAAATGCTTTGAGATCATTGTACTATACTGTTCACTAGGCATGGAGCATTGAATTCTATGGATAGTCATGTGCAGACTAATAATTTCCTCACTGTTAGAGAGTGAAACTAGTCCATTATTGTCCTCGTATTGGTAGTGGATATAGTTGTATTTATGATTTCCTAGATTTGACAATGTAGTAGAAGTCCTGGTAGTGTAAAGCTCTGCGCTTTTTATTCTAATAGATTTAAGTGCAGTATAGGATGTTTGAGTGGACAAACGTGCGAATGGATAATCCATAGTGATCTGATAGTAAATTGATGGGTTATGTAATTCCCAGTTCAATGGACTGGAACAATGTTGAAAATATGGAATGTAAGATTCTCGAAATGAAGTCCTAGAATATTTTGAATGCTGAACTTTGATAATTTGACTAGGTTGCCTTAGCTTCATCCCTTGTGGAGGAACTTCCTCAGTAACAGATTGCCCGAAGTAGCGGGATTACGCAAAATACTACTGCCATTTGATTATTATTTGAACCATTCACACTGCCTAACATTGAAATGTAACACTTTCTCATGTTACCATGAAACCTTCCTAAATGTTACTTTATTCTGGGTCGCCTTCAGATGCAAATCATATTAGTTCATTAGTGTCTCTGTATAACCTAATTCTTGTTCCTTCTTGTGCAGGATATTGCTTCAAAAATAATGTCATTTTCACAGCAGGGCCCAAGAGCTGTCTGCATCCTCTCAGCTAACGGGGCTGTGTCCACAGTGACACTTCAACAGCCTGCATCTTCTGGTGGTTCCGTCACATATGAGGTTCGTTTTTAACAGAACCAAAGTTTGTTTTTTGTACTATGGCTTCAATATAGGAAAAGGTTAGAACATGGATTAGCAGTATATAAGATATCTAATTCCATTTCGTAGCGAAATGGACGTACAAGTTGATTCGTGATATCTCTTGCAAATATTTATGGCATATTCAAGGACTGAGGGTTTGCATGTTTGTGTCTGAACTTTTGTTTGTTGGTATGGTAGTCTTAAATGACTCCATGAGTGAGGGTTCCCATCCTGCATTTTGTTGCAGAATATCCTGCTGCATCTCCCAAGTGTTAAGGAACTTTTGTTGAAATGGTTTCTTCTTGCTATACCAGGAGTTAGCTTTTAACTGAAAGACGTTAATATTTGCAACAGTTGCCTCTTGTTTTGAAAAATACCTTACCACTCTCCCAGAATGTTTTTCGTCTCCCATCACAGTTTTCAATGTTCTCAATTTTATCGAATCAGCTTTATCCTGGTAATTGAATGGTGTTACTTTAACTTGCTCAGGGGCGGTTCGAGATACTATGCTTGTCAGGCACTTACTTGCTGACAGATAACGGTGGGTCTCGTGGCCGATCTGGTGCCCTCAGTATCTCCCTTTCTAGTCCAGATGGCCGGGTGATTGGTGGCGGAGTTGGGGGAACGCTCATCGCAGCAACCCCTGTCCAGGTAATCAATTTGGTCTGGACCCTCATGCTCTCAGTTTGTCCTTTTTTCAGATGAATGTATTGCACAATTACTCTGCATTTCAAGGGATAGATTTTATTAGATTCGCCAATTCCTATCCTCTCTACACCAGAAAATTATTGATAGAAAGAAAGAACACCATGCCTCTTTATGGGTCTCTGTTTATTTATACATGACTGATGAATAACCACCTTACTACAGGTGATCGTGGGGAGTTTTATACACAATACGAAGACAAAGATCAAAACAGAAGATGTTACTGGCTCTGGCTTGCATTCTGACATTCAACTGACCGACGGTGGTGATAAACTTGCCAGTCCACCTACCAGCAACACACAACACCAGAATATGACTCCAAGTACAACCATGTCCATGACTATGAATGCGGGCTGGCCAGGATCACGGTCAGCAGACATGAGGGGTGGTTCCACGCACTTTGATATCGACTTAACCCGTGGATGATGCGTCTGAAATTAGAATCTGCTGCTCTCAAAGTAAAGAGATGGATTTTCTTTTACTAACATTATTTGTCAGAATTAGCAACTCAGTAGTATATACTCGTAGCTTGTGAAAATTCTTGGTTAGCTCTTAACTGCATTTGGCCTTCCTTTATTATGACTCGGGAATGTCTTTCCCAAACAGGTTCAGGTACAAAATTATGGGTCCTATTTATTATATTCTGCTTAGTGGTTTGTTAGCTCCATGTAGAACTTCAAACTGTATACTCATGGATCAATCAAAATTTTAGTCTGAATCACACTAGGCTCCCGATACTTCCCTCTACTCCTCACTGTTTTCCTGTCCTGCGATTTTTCTGTTTTCTGGTGGTTTCTGTATGCATAAAAGAGAGATCCAAGGTTGTATATAGTAAGAATCACTTGATTAGCACTTCCATTTCACCCTATCTCAGGATCTCACCCAAACTGGCCGGATCTGCCCGGTGAAAAGATGATCTCAGGTAAGCTAATCAAAAGCTGCTGCTCCAAATCCTTTTGTCTTCAGGTGCTACATGTGATGGAGTGTGTGAGCCTTGAACATGTCATGCGAAGGTGGGACTGGTGAATGGATTATAGAGTGTTGGACTTGGTTAGCCTCAGTTCAGTGGTTGAATCTTTGTCGGGGAGGGTGCTTGGATACACCTTAGAGAAGTTACTTTACGACTTCGAAAAATCAGAAAGTCAGAGCTCAGTTTAACTGATATATATTCAAAAGCAAAAATCTCAATATTTTGacgcaattttttttttacctctAACTTCTGGATTGACTTGTGTTTTTAAACGAAACATTCAGAGAAGCAGAAGCACATATTGAGAAAAAACTTGGaggtataaaataaaaaatataaccaTAATTCTTTTATTAGTGTAATACATCATCCTCaagatgcttcaaaaaaaaaaaaatgtcatccTTAGGAGAATACTTAGATAGCTAACTAACCTTATAACCAAAAAAATCAATAAATTATCTTGCTTTTAGAAAACCCATAATACCATCCATGAAGAAATGTGGAAATAGAAGCTGAAGATGTGGCCGCTATTTTTAGATTCAATTTGCTCCACAAGATGGTGATGCCAGCAAGATTTAAATTTTTCTATAGCTACCATGAAATTTACCAATGAAAATATGAAGGCACTTCTCCTGCTAatctcttttttttgttttagtaAAACTTAGGGATTCACTATGGCGTAATTAAAAATCTCACATGATAGAGGCTTGACAAGCTAGTTCGGCTTAGCCAATATTTTTTACTGGGCTTAAGCCTAAGTTTTAGGCATGTTTATGGGccattttcaaaatttgaaacaGGTGGTGAAAAagagaaccctgattttgggcataccaaaaatctttctaggcatactgaataaagacaaaaaaggatgtaaaataacaaaatcagatatcCCCTTAACCAAATTGTTTTTTAATGCTAATTTACCcattacgtattagtgttagtaatttggattagtgattaagataattttcagaatcataaaggttgtttagatgaaaaatttggggaaaaaaaaaaatcaaagttttgattgagaaggagaaagtgagaaaaaatttcttcttgattcaatcgaggatgaggagggtcataattcatctaaaaaacctaggaaaatacacatcaactacaacaatgattcccaaatggttcATTTCTTCATGGTTCAGCGAACCAGGTTGAGGTTCCGCTTAAAtgtatgagccgaaccaaccaattgatgaacggttcggctcgctGAAACTGTTTACAGTATGCGCGAACAAATATTTTCCACTTCCAAcccatttgctagacactagttcggcttgtatgAAAGTTTAATAGAAAGCCGAACCTCCTCCTGAGAGTTTTAGAATAAAAATTGTcagtggttcggcttatatattgaaaatcgtatgagccgaacatattATTATTAACGGTTcgacacatattgagaatatcgtataagctGAAACCTCTATATGTTCATGGTTCGACACAAAAtatgattatcgtatgagccgaacataactATTAATTTCCCTTTGAagtatttaaccttgtgatattctttgtagttcGGCTCAAAACTGATATGCATTTtaagccgagccgttcatatacactttcagggttcagtttcaaaaaATAGTTCGGCGCAAATCTAaacttaattttaggtttttgtatcatGAATCGACGATTATCAATTAACTTTTCACGAATAGAGAGGAGGTTCGGTTAACTTTTCAAGAATCGTCGAATAACTTTTCACGAATCGGCGATAATCAATTTCGGCGATGGCGGATGAAAAAATAAATAGAGAGGAGGTTCGGCGAGCGGCAGAggagatgaggaagaagaagaaaggttggAATAAAACTGATTTTGTGTTTGTTAGTAATTTAAAAtatttaaggatatataggtaattgaactacccatagggtaccccttataaggtcacccaagttaggactattactttgtatgcctagaaagattttggtatgcccaaaatcaggttcGAAAAAGATGCACTTTGGGAATTGGGGTGAGCATGACTGGTCCAACACGCCAGTTCGACCAATCCACCTGTAATTTGGTGGGTGAACATCCATCCCACTTAATGCTTATGGGTGGATCCATTTTTGAAAATCCATTAAATATTGGATCGGGTGTGGGTGCATGTCTAGATATCCATTGGACACCTATATCTGCTAGGTTAAGGGTATTTTTAGAATTATGCAAGGTATGAAGGTAAATTTAGTAATTTATACCTAATAGGCTTGTATTATATCTATTTAGTATTATTTCGCATACAGAGGTTTTAGTTTCACAAGTTGTTGGTAGAAAAGCGGAGAGAATTTCATTAAGCATGTAGGGATATTTTTCTAAGATGATTTATGATATTGTAATTTATTAATTAAAGTaatattttattagtttttctccCATCTTATTTAAATAGAATTTTTAATACAAATCCACGGGTGTACCGGGTCGCATCCAACCCATCCACCCGCTCTCCAGTGGATTATTAATCCGTGAGTGATGGATTAGACGAGGATAGAATTGTAACACTTTCCAATTAGTAGGATTCGGATACGTGTGGCACCGCATCCACGAATTTTACCCATTGTTCACCGATAATAATTATCCAGGCTTAAACTTAAGATTTagatgtgaaaaatactagaaccccctactatatgggttcaatatatagaagccccacaaaatggatccttcactatcaactccatactttaggaaaatgatactgctaggcccaaaaaatcaaatttttttcagatctggcccataattaattattatgaattttaataatgacaacactaccctttactatatatacaagaggaatctcagtagatattttcatttatctgttctttttctctctctcttctccTTTCATTTTCTCTTTCAGCTCCGGcggaaaaaccctagaaaacttcTTCGTCGTCTCCAAATTTCACCGATCTTCATTTTTTTCATCGATTTCATCTCCGTAATCTCATATTTCGAAATTATTCATCGATTTATCATCATTTTAAGCTTAGATTCATCCATTTCGTAATCCAAAACCTATAAAAATTCAGTGAAATGTCTGTGAAATTAACTCATAATGCGATTTCTGCTATTCTTAGAGGCGATTCAAACTTAAAACCTCTAGTTCGAGTATTTAGATAGAAAATCTACTGGTAAATCACAAGATCGGCTTCAATTACTTGTTTCTGACTCAGTTTCGTCTCAATATGCTGTTTTAGCAACTCAGTTGAATGAGAAAGTGTTCAATGGCGATATTCGTAAAGGATTTGTGGTTCAATTGATTGACTACATGTGTAATATTAAGTTTTCTCTTAATTCCGATATAATTTTAGgcttgatttcaattttttggtGTTACGAATCTTTGAAATGATTCTTAGTAGGTTTAAACTAATACAGGTGTTGCTTAAACTAGAACTTTATACCGTGTTTTGTTGTGTTTGAATGATTTTATGATTGTGTTTtgtgttggatgtggaattgttGTAGGGAAGGTGATACAGAGAGGCTCAAAAATTACTGGAAAAGTTGTTTATCCATTAACAAAGACAGTACACATCGTATGTTTGAGAAAAGGCATGAATGAGCTCTTCTTCACTATTTCAAGCTCATCTGATTcttgttgagtctctatgcaagtGTTATTCCTGCAATTGTTTTGCCATGAGTTATTGGATTGGATTTGTTTAATCTTAAATTAATAAAATGAACTCAAGCGACAATAACAGCTTCAATCATTTACATTTTGTTGGAACAAGAAGCTTGAGAGCCTTGAGGTAAACTAATTCCTCATGATGTATTAATATTTCCTCCTGATTTTATGATTCTTATAACTTTGACTTGCCGTACGTGTTTCGGTGATTGACACTCTAAGCATCATCCTTGACAGGCACTAAAGAACACATTTAAGAAATTGGACCATGACGTAAATATACAAGAGTTTTTTGGCACAAGGTATGTATGATTTTAAGCATTGTCGAGAGACACTCTGTAGACTTACCATCAAGTGTCTTTTTTAACACCATTCACCATTTTTTCTTTACCAGACCAAAAACCAGATATCACCCTTTTAATAGGAAAATAAGAGAGAAGGGTCCATTTTTGAAGTACTCAAGCTGTTGAGGTATGCCTCACGAATGACAGTCACTATatcattcatttttattttattttatggaatTCAATATGTACTCCATGTTATCATAAGTAAATGTAATACTGACAGGTGCTGACAAATCAGTCGAGACTCTTGCAAGCTCAACTATCGGAAATGCGTAATAGACTGAGGTGTCACTCCATAAATATTTCTCATCTCAATTATTTGGTTGTTGTTTGTATTAGCGGTCATGTACTTAATTATTTGAATTTCACTTACCTAATTGCACTAGCCCCCAAACTGATGTTTAAATGAATGTAGGGCCCTCTGCCTTCTTGAACTATAAAATTATCCATTTGTGTCAGCCAACACTGCTTACTTGTTGCAGCTTGCTATAcaaattcaaaatttggataattaTATGATTAAGTTTGTGGTCGGCTGCACTGTTTCGGCTGTTGGAAGGATCCAAATAAGATAAACAATATAGAGGATCTAACAATAATGGAAAATTCTATCAAGGAATCACTTGCTCGGGTCAGATTACATAAGGTATGGTTATATTTTTGATTGATTATGTTTCCTTCACTTAGTTATTTTGTGGTATTATCAGCTATTCATGGTCTAACTGTATTGATATTGGCATTTTTTATGTGAAAGGAAAATTTTGGGAAGCAACCACTTACGCTAGTAGATTGTGACCAGGTAGCAATGTGTCGTCAATTTTATTTCTGATCTTAAAAGTATAAATACAGATATGGTTTAATCTTGTTAAGTTATTCCATTTTGTAGCTCCCGAATGGAATGAATCTTCCACCTTGTAGTTACATACTTTCCTTTGGATTTGTTTTAAGCTAGGAATGTAGTTATTGGATTGGATCCAGACGTGGCTTGTGCAGATTCGAATGACTTACATATGTAACTAacaattacacatgccatatgcatgtgtaactgctgatTACATATGAATTTTTGTATGTATAAGGGTCTTAGAGCAATACTGCTGGTATGTCCTTTTGTCAgttttcaataaaaaaatttcattgatTGGTTGGTACATTTCATAGTTCATGTTGTTTAGGAACAATGTTAGCATCTTTCATCTGTTTTACTAGTGTATGATCAGTTAGTGGCGGTATGCTGTTGTAACTTTTAAATCCACTGCAGATACCATGGTGTGCGCTTGATGAGATTAATGCTGGAGTTTATAATGGACGTATGCGTGATTCTAACTTGGCAAGCTAAGATTGATCTATTTTTTACATATCAATTGCTGAGTGTGTTAACTTGGAAGTTAAAAgtatgtgtagctactagttacacatgctaattagatgtgtaacttttaggtaCACTAACTAAATGGAtatgtagctactagttacacatgctaactgATAGACATTAAGAAGCTTCAAGAAGCAGGAGTTTACACCTGCAATAGATTGACGATGCATACCAAAAAGATAAAACTCactttttgattttgaatctTAAGTTCTTGAGAATGTCATGGTTTTGtcaaaattttaaatgattttctcttttttttgtagAGTTTAAATGGTCTTTAAAGGATTATTAAAAGCCAAAGTCGATAAAATCTGTGAAGCAGCCGAGAAAATAGTTGTAAGTATTTAAATCATCTTCCTAAACTACTCTGGATTTTGGATTTGTTGATTGTgtgattttcttttcatttttgttcatttcttaatattgcatatgtaactcccagttacacatTTCATATCATATGTAACTccaaattacacatgcattttatgTGTACCAGCTGATTATACATGCTTGTTTTAAGAGTGTTTAGTTAGTGAATTTCATTTTAGATTGGTAGATGTAATAGCAGCCTAATGATGGATTTGTTACTTTGGTCTTACTATAATGCAGTCCTTGAGCCAAATCCAAATGACCCCGTGTCTGCCTATATGCAAGTAATGGAAATGGTAAATTGTTAGTCATTCTAGTTTTGTTAATAAGAGCTATGTTCGTGGATTTCAGGTGACACGTTTTGTCGGTGATGTTGTCTCTCCGGTAAATCTCGTGACCTGCGTCCTTTCTACTTTGCTTTCTGTATCCTGTCTTAAATGAAGTCCATTGTATTTAGCTCGTATGCTTTCCTTAGTAATTAGGAAACATTTATAGCTCGTATTCGATTTAGATGTTTCCTAGTAGACCTTGTGATATACACAAGTTATTTATATATGTAACTCATGTTatttatatgtgtaacttctggttacacatgttatatgcttgtgtaactcctaattacacaattAGGATGCAtgtttaactgcacatcacacaagccatatgcatgacaatttgcacgtttaactagcattggcagactatggatgtgtaactagtagttacacatgctaattaaatatgtaacttctaggtacacaagccaaataaatgtgtatctactagttacacatgcaaattagatgtgtaacttatagttacacatgctaatttgatgggatatgcatatgtaacttatagttacacatgctaatttgatgggatatgttatagtggttatatttatgaaattgagaaaagaacatcaagtcctagtagtagggagtagtagtggatgcagattagactaattagatgcaggttatacttatagttacacataataaTTATATGTGtaatttatagttacacatgatgattgtatgtgtaacttatgctaatatgcatgtgtaactatttttacatgtgtaactactgattacacatgcattttgttttcctgggttcatatctataccctgctgaatcagttgtgtgatcattttttgcgatattaatgtgctagcacaaggttcccaggtgtttgtattattctgccagtataattactgtctgaagctttactttctgttgcttaaaatgtccttcgtcatcgataatatgaaaatggcttaggtacatctagactagcgctgtaaaacgtctttctgttaatacagtgctaacaacgtctttctgctgaagcagtattatcttaattaagagcttctcattcacttgcaaggttaactgtattattttatgactggtaattgcttgatagtcacctctcgtttttgctagtgttattcatttagagatggatttgctgattttatgttgacatatctaagtcagatgcatgtgtaactcctagttacataattcagatgcatgtgtatctgcaagttacacatgttaattagatgtgtaacttttacttacacatactgattttgggtacacatatcaatatgtatgtgtaactcctagttacactagtcatatgcatgtgtaactgctagctacactagccagatgaatgtgtatctcctagttacacatgttatatgcatgtgtaactctcagttacacaattcagatgcatgtgtaaccgctagctacactagtcagatgcttgtgaaactgaaatatacatttttttatgtattgttcattttaatcgtataaatactgattgcttgttgttatatttcaggttttagataacttcataaaagctaattgcttaaacgtggtaatggtctcgctggaactggagttgacgctgaatacacaagtcagatgcatgtgtaactctcagttacactagatagacacatatgtaactctcaattacactaaacagatgcgtgtgtaacttctagttacacatgctaagaaattattgtaaatgaatattaaagtaataactttttttttgtgtttttttttttgatgtctatttatttgcatatatatacaagtgtaactttgcattacacatatcataaggatgtgtaacttctggttacacatgccatatgcatgtgtaacttctgtttacaccttcgcactgtattttaataattttgggcctagatttaataattttgggcctagatttaaattttatttaattatgggcttgacaatatgcataagggtatcaaggtcttttaaaaactcggggcctagatttaaactttttttaattaagggcctcatattatgggttacccatgggttgggcctgagcctaatttccccgaTTTAGATCTGCTTATAGGGATTCATAGAACCGAGAATGTTTATGCTTTTAATCTTATCATGACCTGTAAAAACTATGAAACCTCATATatatgagtttatgaaaacactAGAGAAGCtgctcaagtaaaacaaaacaggGTCACTAGTTAGTAAAATGAAAATattcaaaatattttcataataaATTGTCCTTGTTTAATTAGTAGTAACTGAAAGATTAGATTAATGAACTTTCTTTTTATAATTAATGATAAAAGGTCAGGTTAAGTTTGTTGTTCTAGtaggaataaaaaataaaagaaaaaaactaattttttttggAGATTTTTACCAAAATCCTGTATTTTGATTCACCCAACCAAAATGAGTGGTTCTGGTGGAAAATTTGAGGTGGGTGAACACTTATATGATAGAGAAACAAATTTTACATACCTCATTATGGAGAACATGATTCACCCAACCAAAGATTAAATTTTTAGCTTTTCAGACAGGTTACTATTGGGGTTTTCTATTCGTAGCCAACCGTAAGACTAATATAGGTTCAGGTGATGATGAACTCCTAATCGATGTCTAAGGCATTCGATGGAGTTGAATAACCGTTTCTGGTCGTtgtcctcaagtcttttggaTTTTTGGAACATTAGTGTGAGCTTATCCATCAGTACATAAGTATTACGCATATTTTCATCATGTTAGATGACACCCACATGTAAAGCTTCTTCATACATTTTCATTGTTTGCATGGAATCTCTATCCAAGTACCTCATCCATGTCGAAAATTGCAACATAATCTATGGATTTAAGGTCACTAAAGATGATCCAAGCATTAGTCATTTGCTTTATGCAGACGACTGTCTTATCTTTGCTAAAGATTCTCACACTGATGCTGAGAATCTTATATGTCTGATTAAAGATATTAGTGTTATTTATGGTTAGATCATCAATTTTGAGAAGTCGAGTTGTTTTttcagtcataatattgaccctagttgttagagcattgctcggttgaacccaccaagagttggtatgtcaagtttggttgtcatattttagtgaatcaaaactcatttaaagagtcgtttgattatttactagagtcaacttcgtataagttagctagaaagttactaagatatgagacttacaagtattacatgaagacttgaagaatgtgaagaaagtaaagagctacaacgacgacatcatccttcctcttgaggttagtaatatttgatttgaactgtttcattcctaacgtatctttcaagtcgtgcgtattgaaaatacgcagtataacgtctatcttttgaacttcgtatataacacATCgaaataatcatatgaatgctattgtgattatgtgtatgggtatgggtgaagattttttgcattcgtttaaaggaagtacaattcataaactagataattgcagtttattattatttttcgattaatttgattgactaacggttgttgaactttgattgcacctagtttttttatgcttgagaatcttctcttctgatataagattcactcaaactagatcgaagtattgacggggatatttagactgtttgtagatctaaagacgtcttgtgataatccattgttaacagactccgttctgtgtgtgattaatgacaagagattcaagttgtttgtgtgcaggtgtttatttaagatctaagaagatttgaagacaaagaagatttcttatttgagttcattatCTTGATcgtctggggatccaactataatcggtttatcttcgtgacaaccttgattgattagttgggtagatcggcatcaatacgtttctttgtgattaaaagtattgattgcatagtcttgaCAATTACTCTGGTAGTTATTAATAGactgatctaagaacctgacaaaggagtttattgggataaatggaaaagccttttgtcaaactcatatcacttgtttgaaaatagttgttaccgtacagatttgttgttccttt
Coding sequences within:
- the LOC113274603 gene encoding AT-hook motif nuclear-localized protein 9-like, yielding MDGREAMSLPGAPSYYMQHGPSGFRPLASHQPQQHIPVQSHLGGNSVGSSPFPTQVESTSGISSHGGGGGGVNAAIPQGESVKRKRGRPRKYGMDGSVSLALSPISSPPSASASSLSPSQKRGRGRPPGTGRKQQLASLGEWISGSAGNGFTPHIITIAVGEDIASKIMSFSQQGPRAVCILSANGAVSTVTLQQPASSGGSVTYEGRFEILCLSGTYLLTDNGGSRGRSGALSISLSSPDGRVIGGGVGGTLIAATPVQVIVGSFIHNTKTKIKTEDVTGSGLHSDIQLTDGGDKLASPPTSNTQHQNMTPSTTMSMTMNAGWPGSRSADMRGGSTHFDIDLTRG